CAGATTATGGAAGCGATTAAGGTGCATCAGGGTGGGAATAAGAAAACCCGCCGTCAGCGGGCGATCGACCTGCTGACCCAGGTGGGTATTCCTGACCCGTCCTCGCGCCTGGATGTCTATCCGCACCAGCTGTCCGGTGGGATGAGCCAGCGCGTGATGATTGCCATGGCGATTGCCTGTCGTCCGAAGCTGCTGATTGCTGATGAACCAACGACCGCGCTGGACGTGACCATTCAGGCGCAGATCATCGAGCTGCTGCTGGAGCTGCAGCAGAAAGAGAACATGGCGCTCATCCTGATCACCCATGACCTGGCGTTAGTGGCCGAAGCGGCGCATAAAATCATCGTGATGTACGCCGGACAGGTAGTGGAAACCGGCAGCTCGCACGATATCTTCCGCGCCCCGCGTCATCCTTATACCCAGGCGCTGCTGCGCGCGCTGCCGGAGTTTGCCCAGGACAAGGCGCGTCTGGCGTCGCTGCCGGGCGTGGTTCCGGGTAAATACGACCGCCCGACCGGCTGTCTGCTGAACCCGCGCTGCCCGTATGCCACGGACAAATGCCGCGTTGATGAGCCGGAGCTCTATACTCTCAGCGACGGCCGTCAGTCTAAATGTCACTACCCACTCGATGACGCCGGGAGGCCCACACTATGAGTACGCAAGAGGCCACCATGCAACAGCCGCTGTTGCAGGCTATCGATCTGAAAAAACACTACCCGGTGAAGAAGGGGCTGTTTGCCCCGGAACGCCTGGTGAAAGCGCTGGACGGCGTCTCCTTTACCCTGGAGCGCGGCAAAACGCTGGCGGTGGTAGGGGAGTCCGGCTGTGGGAAATCCACCCTGGGCCGTCTGCTGACTATGATTGAAACCCCGACCGGGGGTGAGCTGTACTATCAGGGGCAGGATCTGCTCAAGCACGATCCCGACGCGCAGAAGCTGCGTCGCCAGAAAATCCAGATTGTGTTCCAGAACCCGTATGGTTCCCTGAACCCGCGTAAGAAAGTGGGGCAGATTCTGGAGGAGCCGCTGCAGATTAACTCCACGTTGAGCAAAGAGCAGCGTCGCGAGAAGGCGCTGGCGATGATGGCAAAAGTGGGACTCAAGACCGAGCACTACGATCGCTATCCGCATATGTTCTCCGGCGGCCAGCGTCAGCGTATCGCTATCGCCCGTGGCCTGATGCTCGACCCGGACGTGGTGATCGCCGATGAACCGGTCTCCGCGCTCGACGTGTCCGTTCGTGCGCAGGTGCTGAACCTGATGATGGATCTGCAGCAGGATTTAGGCCTGTCGTACGTCTTCATCTCTCACGACCTGTCGGTGGTAGAGCACATTGCGGATGAAGTGATGGTGATGTATCTGGGGCGCTGCGTGGAGAAGGGGACGAAAGATCAGATCTTTAATAACCCTCGCCATCCTTATACCCAGGCGCTGCTCTCAGCGACACCGCGCCTGAACCCGGACGATCGTCGGGAACGCATTAAGCTGACCGGCGAGCTGCCAAGCCCGCTCAATCCGCCGCCGGGCTGTGCCTTCAACGCCCGTTGCCGTCGTCGCTTTGGACCCTGCACCCAGCTACAACCGCAGTTGAAAGACTACGGCGGTCAACTGGTGGCCTGCTTCGCTGTCGATCAGGATGAAAACGGCGAAAAGCCTCTGGCGTAAGTCATAAAAAAACCGGCGATAAGCCGGTTTTTT
This Leclercia sp. S52 DNA region includes the following protein-coding sequences:
- the dppD gene encoding dipeptide ABC transporter ATP-binding protein gives rise to the protein MALLNVDKLSVHFGDVGSEFRAVDRVSYSVNQGEVVGIVGESGSGKSVSSLAIMGLIDYPGRVMAESLAFNGQDLKRISEKERRNLVGAEVAMIFQDPMTSLNPCYTVGFQIMEAIKVHQGGNKKTRRQRAIDLLTQVGIPDPSSRLDVYPHQLSGGMSQRVMIAMAIACRPKLLIADEPTTALDVTIQAQIIELLLELQQKENMALILITHDLALVAEAAHKIIVMYAGQVVETGSSHDIFRAPRHPYTQALLRALPEFAQDKARLASLPGVVPGKYDRPTGCLLNPRCPYATDKCRVDEPELYTLSDGRQSKCHYPLDDAGRPTL
- the dppF gene encoding dipeptide ABC transporter ATP-binding subunit DppF, whose translation is MSTQEATMQQPLLQAIDLKKHYPVKKGLFAPERLVKALDGVSFTLERGKTLAVVGESGCGKSTLGRLLTMIETPTGGELYYQGQDLLKHDPDAQKLRRQKIQIVFQNPYGSLNPRKKVGQILEEPLQINSTLSKEQRREKALAMMAKVGLKTEHYDRYPHMFSGGQRQRIAIARGLMLDPDVVIADEPVSALDVSVRAQVLNLMMDLQQDLGLSYVFISHDLSVVEHIADEVMVMYLGRCVEKGTKDQIFNNPRHPYTQALLSATPRLNPDDRRERIKLTGELPSPLNPPPGCAFNARCRRRFGPCTQLQPQLKDYGGQLVACFAVDQDENGEKPLA